Proteins encoded by one window of Haematobia irritans isolate KBUSLIRL chromosome 2, ASM5000362v1, whole genome shotgun sequence:
- the LOC142224385 gene encoding uncharacterized protein LOC142224385 isoform X1, producing MALLRKFIFNYNQIISFSRRVRVENISGYYLNIFQFELDRWWVRLIKSYEDLMLNDVEEELDFCGPYSDKFEEACCTYQICKANIMNHTLLATHSSKTIKPNNNESKNSRMEAGPNKRQSSVKYYNVSAYATTKASRKTYMEYAEPNPHGPKTNCYQQSYGSQHILANTPENCQVGNNKKCTNQSRHVPFQTKDIAVSSSTILNQPDEKSNSSLNSFHNIYLSVNLGEKKVNRSSTKNCLHTYSNNKTNVFITFAQYTLLLEGALATKEFVIDTYEIIPKLKVIKDYKFKYKGQTNNSSQLRYTMTTSSESNSTSPSILREC from the exons atggcaTTACttcggaaatttatttttaattacaacCAAATTATTTCGTTCTCCAGAAGAGTACGAGTGGAGAACATTTCTGGAtattatttaaacatttttcaattcgAGTTGGATAGATGGTGGGTACGCTTAATAAAAAGCTACGAAGATCTAATGTTAAATGATGTAGAAGAAGAACTGGACTTTTGTGGACCATACTCCGACAAATTTGAAGAAGCGTGCTGCACATACCAAATATGTAAGGCCAACATCATGAACCACACTTTATTGGCTACCCACTCTTCCAAGACAATAAAACCAAACAACAATGAATCCAAAAATTCCCGCATGGAAGCGGGACCTAATAAACGACAATCATCTGTAAAATATTACAATGTTTCAGCGTATGCAACAACAAAAGCCTCGCGCAAAACATATATGGAATATGCAGAACCAAACCCTCACGGTCCTAAGACAAACTGTTATCAACAGTCTTATGGTTCACAACATATTTTAGCAAATACACCCGAAAATTGCCAAGTGGGGAACAATAAAAAATGCACCAACCAATCGAGACATGTTCCATTCCAAACAAAGGATATAGCAGTAAGTTCATCAACGATCTTAAATCAACCCGATGAGAAATCAAATTCATCTTTGAATAGCTTTCACAACATATACCTTTCTGTCAATTTGGGCGAGAAAAAGGTAAACAGGagcagtacaaaaaattgtttgcatacATATTCTAACAACAAAACCAACGTTTTCATCACATTTGCCCAATATACATTACTCCTCGAGGGAGCATTGGCCACAAAGGAGTTTGTAATTGACACTTATGAAATTATACCCAAGCTTAAGGTTATAAAAGACTACAAATTCAAATACAAAGGGCAGACCAACAACAGTTCCCAACTACGG tACACGATGACAACTTCTAGTGAGAGTAACTCAACATCACCATCAATCCTGAGAGAGTGTTAA
- the LOC142224385 gene encoding uncharacterized protein LOC142224385 isoform X2, with translation MALLRKFIFNYNQIISFSRRVRVENISGYYLNIFQFELDRWWVRLIKSYEDLMLNDVEEELDFCGPYSDKFEEACCTYQICKANIMNHTLLATHSSKTIKPNNNESKNSRMEAGPNKRQSSVKYYNVSAYATTKASRKTYMEYAEPNPHGPKTNCYQQSYGSQHILANTPENCQVGNNKKCTNQSRHVPFQTKDIAVSSSTILNQPDEKSNSSLNSFHNIYLSVNLGEKKVNRSSTKNCLHTYSNNKTNVFITFAQYTLLLEGALATKEFVIDTYEIIPKLKVIKDYKFKYKGQTNNSSQLRVATSASIHDDNF, from the exons atggcaTTACttcggaaatttatttttaattacaacCAAATTATTTCGTTCTCCAGAAGAGTACGAGTGGAGAACATTTCTGGAtattatttaaacatttttcaattcgAGTTGGATAGATGGTGGGTACGCTTAATAAAAAGCTACGAAGATCTAATGTTAAATGATGTAGAAGAAGAACTGGACTTTTGTGGACCATACTCCGACAAATTTGAAGAAGCGTGCTGCACATACCAAATATGTAAGGCCAACATCATGAACCACACTTTATTGGCTACCCACTCTTCCAAGACAATAAAACCAAACAACAATGAATCCAAAAATTCCCGCATGGAAGCGGGACCTAATAAACGACAATCATCTGTAAAATATTACAATGTTTCAGCGTATGCAACAACAAAAGCCTCGCGCAAAACATATATGGAATATGCAGAACCAAACCCTCACGGTCCTAAGACAAACTGTTATCAACAGTCTTATGGTTCACAACATATTTTAGCAAATACACCCGAAAATTGCCAAGTGGGGAACAATAAAAAATGCACCAACCAATCGAGACATGTTCCATTCCAAACAAAGGATATAGCAGTAAGTTCATCAACGATCTTAAATCAACCCGATGAGAAATCAAATTCATCTTTGAATAGCTTTCACAACATATACCTTTCTGTCAATTTGGGCGAGAAAAAGGTAAACAGGagcagtacaaaaaattgtttgcatacATATTCTAACAACAAAACCAACGTTTTCATCACATTTGCCCAATATACATTACTCCTCGAGGGAGCATTGGCCACAAAGGAGTTTGTAATTGACACTTATGAAATTATACCCAAGCTTAAGGTTATAAAAGACTACAAATTCAAATACAAAGGGCAGACCAACAACAGTTCCCAACTACGGGTAGCAACCAGCGCTTCAA tACACGATGACAACTTCTAG